The following proteins are co-located in the Silene latifolia isolate original U9 population chromosome 1, ASM4854445v1, whole genome shotgun sequence genome:
- the LOC141614858 gene encoding uncharacterized protein LOC141614858 translates to MNSSAGCLKSDDSAGMNMMMNSKIDNPIYPEASGSGSDSDSAKQEDDTQVEFRDPRLGHIHFLKDCLLNPLLAVPPEYRPDYIEDPDNPVVGFRLNNTSRLVIPVTALDRARETIQKHQNTPFQPLTYGDFGFGGYGSSTGMAPAPPSSLSEADLFRQIIQDREEAAKKLDDRLRDEPEQVRKGDLRLAQEAIKFYNTQHGTSYEVVATLGSYHHLHFGHWLHCNFKARDTKCRSSQPKLFFSELFCPGAEMISAKVCTMLDGPGQRPHTVRGCKFCGDQLLHPVNGFECGK, encoded by the exons ATGAATTCAAGCGCGGGTTGTTTGAAATCGGATGATTCTGCGGGTATGAATATGATGATGAATTCAAAGATAGATAATCCGATTTATCCTGAGGCTTCGGGTTCGGGTTCGGATTCGGATTCGGCGAAGCAAGAGGATGATACACAAGTGGAATTCCGTGATCCCAGACTCGGTCATATTCATTTTCTTAAGGACTGTTTATTAAACCCTTTACTAGCTGTCCCTCCTGA GTATCGTCCAGATTATATCGA GGATCCCGACAACCCTGTGGTCGGGTTTCGCCTTAACAACACTAGCCGCCTCGTCATTCCCGTTACAGCTCTTGATAGAGCCAGAGAGACAATACAAAA GCATCAGAACACCCCGTTTCAGCCATTAACTTATGGCGATTTCGGCTTTGGTGGCTATGGCAGCAGCACCGGCATGGCGCCCGCCCCCCCTTCGAGCTTATCAGAGGCTGATTTATTCAGACA AATTATACAAGATAGAGAGGAGGCGGCGAAAAAACTGGACGACAGGCTGAGAGATGAGCCCGAGCAAGTGAGGAAGGGGGATTTAAGACTAGCACAAGAGGCTATAAAATTCTACAACACTCAACAT GGTACTTCTTACGAGGTTGTCGCAACCCTTGGAAGCTATCACCACTTGCATTTTGGACACTGGCTTCACTGCAATTTCAAAGCACGTGATACTAAATGCCGCTCCTCACAGCCCAAGTTATTCTTCTCTGAGTTATTCTGTCCTGGTGCTGAGATGATTAGTGCCAAGGTTTGTACGATGTTGGACGGCCCTGGTCAGC GTCCTCACACTGTCCGTGGCTGTAAATTCTGTGGCGATCAGTTACTGCATCCTGTCAATGGATTTGAATGTGGAAAGTAG